The genomic window GCAAGGCCTGCTCGCGTTGACTCTGGAGACGATCGCCATGAATAGAGGTTGTCGGAAATTCTGTTTCCGACAGGAACGAAGCTAAAAAGTCTGCGCCACGCTTTGTCTCTACGAAGACAATGGTACCATCCGCTTGTTCGCGAAGGATTTCctaaagaaaagaaaaaaattaatcatACGCTTTAATTATGAAGTCCAGTCCACTTACCATTAGCTTTGATCGCTTGGCGAATTTATTAACTTCGTAAATGGTCTGCTGTACATCTGAGCAAGCTCCTCCCACTACGCCAATAGTAACGAAGACATAACTCTTCAAGAATTCGCCTGCCAGGCGCTGGATTTCCTCGGGAAACGTGGCGGAAAACATCAATGTTTGGTGTTCCGGACGCATTGTCTGATGATTCATAAATTTCCGCATGCTTTCCGAAAAGCCCATGTCCAGCATTCGATCGGCCTCGTCCAATACTACAAAACGAGTATCTTCAAAAGTAATGAAAGTGCGGTCAACAAAGTCCAGCAGTCGTCCCGGAGTCGCGATTAGCACATGGCAACCCTTGGTTATGCACTCGTTTTGATGCTTGAAAGAGGTGCCTCCGTAAACAATACTGATCTTCAGATATGACTCGAAAGCAAACTTCCTCGCTTCGCTAAAGATCTGAATTGCCAGCTCCCTAGTTGGGGATACAATCACTGCCTGCGGTTTTCCGAATTCCAGATCTTGGGGATCGTCCAACAGTTTGCTGAGGATAGGCACCAAAAAAGCAGCCGTTTTTCCAGAGCCAGTCTGGGCACAAGCCATTAAATCACGGCCAGCGGCAATCACCGGTATAGAAACTTTTTGAATTGGAGTCGGAACCGTGTAGCCCGATTTGGTAACATTCTCTCTGATAATATCACGCAATTCAGCATGTTCAAAGTTCCTAATGGCTTTGGGAACATCCTCGCCGCTCACCTAAAGAATTAAGTTATATACCGGTTGAAAAATTTTTAactaaaattgcattttcttacCTTAACGGGAATATTATCATATTTTGAAAAGTTAATGCCTGAAGTAATGCCACTGCTGAAGATCTCAGTTGCATCGTTAGTAGGCTCTGGCGGAATGTAAAATTCTCGCTTCTTCTCGCCGTCTTCGACTAtatcattgttattgttaacATCGTCATCATTTCGACGGCGCCTTTCAAAACCACCCTCTGCTTTTTCGCCACGTTCACCGCGCTCCCGATTGAAGCCTCCGCGTCCGCCCCGACGTTCTTCACCTAGAAAATATGTTGATTTTTGATAAACATGAATTTTA from Drosophila yakuba strain Tai18E2 chromosome 2L, Prin_Dyak_Tai18E2_2.1, whole genome shotgun sequence includes these protein-coding regions:
- the LOC6529035 gene encoding ATP-dependent RNA helicase vasa isoform X2 → MSDWEDLPSAQTSGGASFSKPEKEAPGWSDDEDKGKSFGGGGRGGGGYRGGNRGGDGDGFGFRGGRREGGGGFRGRRDDNEDGEERRGGRGGFNRERGERGEKAEGGFERRRRNDDDVNNNNDIVEDGEKKREFYIPPEPTNDATEIFSSGITSGINFSKYDNIPVKVSGEDVPKAIRNFEHAELRDIIRENVTKSGYTVPTPIQKVSIPVIAAGRDLMACAQTGSGKTAAFLVPILSKLLDDPQDLEFGKPQAVIVSPTRELAIQIFSEARKFAFESYLKISIVYGGTSFKHQNECITKGCHVLIATPGRLLDFVDRTFITFEDTRFVVLDEADRMLDMGFSESMRKFMNHQTMRPEHQTLMFSATFPEEIQRLAGEFLKSYVFVTIGVVGGACSDVQQTIYEVNKFAKRSKLMEILREQADGTIVFVETKRGADFLASFLSETEFPTTSIHGDRLQSQREQALRDFKNGSMKVIIATSVAARGLDIKNIKHVVNFDMPNNIDDYVHRIGRTGRVGNNGRATSFFDPDQDQALAGDLIKILEGSGQTVPEFLRDLGGGGGGGYSNKKFGGVDVRGRGNAVVEATYAEDNEEWD